In the Cerasicoccus sp. TK19100 genome, GGTGCCAAACTGAACATCGCCAATGACCGCCCGACCATCGTGAACGCATCGCTGGCCATGGTGAACACCGCCATGGCCCGGAGCATGGCGCGCCTCATTTTACACAACCCGGAGTTTAATCCGCAGTTGTATTCTTTTTACCGGATGGGTGACATCATCTGCTACCCCGAGCACAATGATTACGACCGGGCAGACCTGTTTGCGGTCAATACACCGTATTTAATCATCAGCCAAGGCTCCTCCGGCACGGACCAGCCTTTTATGATCGCCGTTGCCCAGACGCTGGCCAGTTTTCACCCCGCCGTTAAGGAGCGGCTGCATCAATATGGCCTGATCGCGCCGACCGTGCAGATGATCATGCGGTGGAATTACCAGGGCATCGGCAATGCGGAGAATTACCTGACCGGAGCCGCGCACCCAACCGTTTTTGACAGCAACAAGCTTAACCGCGACGCCATGGCCGAAATGGCGCACAACATGAAGTTCGGCTGCCTGCCCCCATTGGCGTTGATTAAGATGATCGAGGAGGAAACACCCGTAAATGGTGTGGATTATTTCGACGCCGGGGCCAGTGAAGTGCTGATCGATACCCCCTGCGCGATTGGCCGCATTGCCCGTAGCTTAGACTATACCCGCACCTTTCGCGTCTCGGCGGCAGACAGCTTAGATGTGCAAAAGCTTCCCCTTAGCTATCATTGGCGCGTGTTGCGTGGCGATGAGTCATTGATCACGATCACGCCACTCAATGAAGCAAAAACCGAGGTGGAGATTTCTGTGGACTACCAGCCAACAACGACGGTGCCGGATCAGCCCACCATGAAAAGCCACCGAGTCGATATCGGTGCCTTCGTGGACAATGGCACGTATTATTCGGCACCTGCGTTTATCTCGATCTGGTATCCGCCGAACGAGCAGCGCAAATACGACCGCAACGAGCGCATCGAATCCGTCACTTATCTGGATCCGCGCGATGTCGGGCCCACCGCCGACCTAAAGCTGGCTTACCATAAACCCTGGCGAGACACGTTCGACTACGACGGCAGTCAGCTGACCGGATGGACACGCACCATGAACAACGGCGACAGCTACGAGTTCAACGCCGCTGGCGAGCGGACGGAGTCCAGCTGGTTCAGCGAAGACAAAGTCGCGCCGGTCACCTATGAAATTGAGACCTCCAGCGAGGGCTACCAAACCGTCGAGTTCAACTGACCATGCCGCCCTTTTCCCGGCAGTTGCAAAATTGGAGTAACGGCATCCTCGACCTGCTCTACCCGCGCGAATGCCTGATCACCGGCGACCCCGTCGAAAGCAATTCGCCGTGCCGGTTTTTGTCCTCAAGCGCGCTGGAGATGATCTGGTTTATCGATGAACCACATTGCCACACCTGCGGGGCACCGTTCTTCGGCGATTTGCTGGCCTTGCGCGAGTGCCCGCATTGCCGGGAGCTGAATCCCGCCTTCGAACGCGGTCGCTCGCTATTTCTTTTGCGGGATGCCGGCCGGGAAATCGTCCACGAGATCAAATACCGTAAAGGCCGTCATTTGCTACCGGACTTGCAGCCGATCCTGAAGCGACGGGCGAAATTCAGGAGTTTTCTCTGCGATGCGGTGCTAATCCCTATTCCGCTGCATCCCACCCGCCAACGCGAACGCGGCTACAACCAAAGCGAACTTATTGCGCGTGAGCTAAGCGCCGCTTCTGGCAGCCCGATGGCGGATATTTTGCGCCGCACGAAGTTTACGGAGACGCAAACACGACTCGATCGCGCGGCGCGACAGGCCAATTTGCGCGGCGCGTTCGAGCTGGCCAAAGGCGCGCAACTCGCTCCTGATCAGCGCTACATCCTGGTCGACGACGTTTTCACCACTGGTGCCACGCTCAACTCTGCCGCCAAAACATTACTCCAATGCGGCGCGGAACAGATTGATGTGGTGACCCTAGGCCATGGTTGACGAATCCGTTTTCACCTGCCTAGAATACGCGTTTATTCACAAAAGAGTAACCTGACTTAGCATGGCAATTTTCCGCAGACCGCAGTATTCCACCGTTCGCGTTAAGAAGAAAGACATCCCCGCCGGGCTCTGGACCAAGTGCCCCGAGAGCGGCGAAATCGTCTATAACAAAGAACTGGAAGAAAACTGGATGGTAGTGCCCAAGAGCGGCTACCACTTTCAGCTCAAGGCGCGCCGCCGCGCCGAACTGCTCATCGACGATGGCACCTTCGTCGAGCACGACGCCAATTTGACCAGCGTTGACCCGCTGGAGTTTGTCGACAACAAGCCCTACCCGCAGCGCATTGAGGCCGCCCAGGCCAAGACCGGCGAAAAAGACGCCCTGCTCAGCGGCACTGGTGAGCTCAACGGCATGCCGGTTTCCTTGGCAGTCATGGACTTTTCTTTCAATGGCGGCAGCATGGGCTCCGTCGTCGGCGAGAAAATCGCCCGCGCCATCGAGCGCGCCACCGAAGGCGGCATGCCCGTGATCATCGTTTGCGCATCCGGTGGTGCCCGCATGCAGGAGGGCATTCTCAGCCTGATGCAAATGGCCAAGACCTCTGCCGCACTCGCCCGCCACAGCGAAGCCGGCCTACCCTACATCGCCGTGCTGACCAATCCGACGATGGCTGGCGTTATGGCGAGCTTTGCCTCTCTGGGAGACGTGATTATTGCTGAACCCAAGGCACTGATCGGCTTTGCCGGACCACGCGTCATTAAAGAAACCACACAGCAAGACCTGCCCTCGGGTTTCCAGACCTCGGAGTTTCTGCTGGAGCACGGCTTGGTCGACCAGATCGTCCCGCGCTTGGAGATGAAGAACCGCCTCTCGGTGTTACTCAAGGCGTTCATGGCAGGCAAAAAGGCGGGCTAGTCCGCCTTATTGTTCCACGATCAAAGCAGGTTCGGCTTCGTCCACTCCCATGACGCTGCGGCGCACTCCGCTGGCGATATCCAACCCTTGGGCGATGGATTCAAGGACCTGCTGCTCGCTCTTGGTCACATGATGATCAACTCGGGCCAGCTTGCCGAGCATGAGATACACTTGCTGACGCTCGTCGTAGGTCGAAAGCTCAACATAGCGGCCACAGAAAGCCGGGATTTGCTCTACCGCGCACTCCCGGCAAAGTGCCATTGTCAGGATGCTCTCAGCGGCAAGGTCCTTTAGCTCCCAATTTTTCATCAAGTAGTCGGTGATCAGCGTAAGCTCTTCCGGCAGAAGGATTTGGTCAGCATAAACCACCAAGCTGACGAGCGACATTTCCAGCGAAAGCTTTTCTACCTTGCGGTGAGAAAGCTTCAGATCAGTGAACGTGTCGCCATAGCGCACTTTGAGACGGAAAAACAGGGGATTGGAGCGGTAATCCTGCAAAAATGCCTCTCGCCCCAAATCGGTTATTTTGGCGGGAAACGGCGTACCGGTCAGCTTGTATTTCACCTTCCGCATCAAATTGATCTGATCCTCGACCAACGCTTCCTTGATTTCCTGCACCGCCATCGTTTTGCGCATGCTCTGGCCTTGCGGAGGCAACAGTGTCTCAATTTGCTTCGTCACCTCCAACCGATCCTCAGGTCGGGTATAGGTTTGAGCGAAGCGCCGGGAGAGACGACGGCGCTCCATCGGCTCGATCGCGTATTCCTGATACAAATTGAACGAATGCTTATCTGACTCGTTCATGCGCAAAGCGCCGTTGAGATATTTTTGAATCTTTAGAACATCCTCATGTGCCAGCTTCCCAACCGACCACGCGACAGCCAGCATAAGCTTTGCGATCGCTAAAGGCCGGGGATCGGCAAATAAGGCTGCAGATTCAGACATTTCATTACATTAGTGCAACCGGGGTGATTCTGTCAAGCACATGCTAGTATAACCCCTAAAATTAATACGGAATATGCACTACAAGAATAAGAGGCCATCTGCCTTTAAACGGATATTTGATGCAAGTGGCAGCTGTGCGCGGCAAAACCTGCACCAAAACTGGTCAACCACAGTGATTCCGTCTGACTTTCTCTGTTCAAACGCTCTTCAAGAGCAAACATCACCGAGGGGCTGCTCATATTGCCGTATTGGCGCAGCACCGACTGGCTATCGGCCAACGCCTCACCGGGCAACACCTTGCGCAGCGCCTCGATGACATCCCGGCCACCCGCATGCGCAACGACTTCACCCGCAGACTCACGCCGCTGATGCAAAGCCGACACTGCCTCTGCCGCATGCTCGGGCACGGACAAGTCCAACTGGTTACGGAGCAAGCCCTCGTGATTAACAAAGCGTAGTAGTTCGCGGTTTTCCGGCTGGTGAATGGTGTCAAAGCCCGACATCCGCCAGGCCGCGCCTGCCGGCACTTGGCCCGTCCAGATACTGGCGCTGGCACCATCACCAAACAGACACATCGACACGAGAACGCCCGGGTCGTCATTGATAAAGAATGCTGCCGAGCAGATTTCAACTGCCACCACGGCTACCTTGGCTGACGGGTTTGCCGCTAATACGCCCGCCGCATTGCGCAAGCTTGGGACCGCAGCGCCACAGCCAAGGCCAACCAGGTCCTGCAAATAACAATCTCTGCGCAGGCCCAAAGTTTCCGCAACATAGCTGGTGACTCCCGGGCAAAGGTAGCCCGTACACGTGCAAATAATCAGCGCATCGAGCTCATGCGCCTTAAGCGACGCGCGGTCCAGCGCCGTCTGCAACGCTTGCCCTGCCAGTTTGGGTGCCTCGCGCTGAAAGTCGTGGTTCAGCGCTTCGGCGGAGCGAGAAAAGAGGCTGTGTATGTCTTCCACGGCAAAATGCCGCTTATCGATGCCGTTCTGGTTGTTGAGAATTTTTCGAAGCAGTAGCTTGCTGCGGTCGGTCAACCCGTCGAGCGCTGCGGACTGCTGGAGAATATCCCAGCACTCCGGCTGCGTGTAGGATTGAGGGGGTGCCTGACTGGCAATGGATAATAAATACATCGGAATGAGCGACTAATGAGTTAGCCGGAAGAGCGTAGCAAAAGGCAAGAGTCCACTCCGAGCAAGTAGAGCCAGCAGTTTTTGGCGGTTCGGTTGCAGAATCCAGGGATGCATCATGCCGGCGATTTGGCGACGACGGCGAAACCTCCGAACCATGCTCGTGTTGGCTTGATAAACCGCGGTAGGCCAATCGATTCGCCCGTGGGCAAAGTCCGTTAGCGGGTCCAGCGCCAGGGCCGCACTGCTCAAGGCCAGCGCCATGCCATTGCCGGTAAAGGGTGCGATTAAGCCAGACTGATCCCCGAGCCGAATCGCCTGATCGGGAGCCTGCTCCGCGTAGCTAAGCGCCGTCACGCCGACCGCGCTTAGCCTGTCGGGCTGGCCATCCCTCACGCGCTGGGCCAGCTCATTCAAACCGCTAGCATCAAGATACGCCGGGAGTTGCTCCTCGCGGCTGTCGGCCTTAGCCGGGCGTCGTCGAAACAGCCCGCAAATATTCACCCGGCCATTCTCAACCGAGGCCACGCCAACGTATCCATGCCGCCCGAGATGCACCTCCAGATCGGCCTGAGAGTCCATCGCCAGGCAATGCATTTTCAAGCCGATCCACTGGCTTTCGCTGCGTTGTCGGCCCTGTGCCCAGACGACGCCTGGCCGCAGTTGCGAATCGGTTATGCGCGAACCGGTGCGCAATTCGCCTCCCGCATCGGTAAATTTTTCAGCCAGTTGCGCATCAAGCAGATAGCGTGAAACGCCATAGGCCACGCAGGGTAATTTTTGCTGATAAACCACTTTGCTGAAATGACTCCATTGAGTCGTTTGCAGCGAGCGGGCACTGGTTATTTCACTCGCGATTCCGAGCTGTTCCAGATCATCGATTGCGGCCCCGGCAATGAATTCACCACACACGCGGTGACGTGGATAGCTACTGGCTTCGTGGAGAATGACAGGGACCCCGCGCCGCCTCAGACCAATGCCCAAAGACAGCCCCGCCAGCCCACCGCCAACGATCTCGATATGCTGCGTCACGCAGAGCCTTTCCGCTCGGCAATCAGCCGGTAAGCCCCGAGAAATGTCTGGCTAATGCGGACGTCCCATGCGTCATCCAGTCCGAGTAAATCCGCCAGTTCGCGACCACGAAATCCGGCCTGTATGCTTACCCGCCCGTCATGGCGCGACACGTCGCAAATGATGGGGTATATCAGCCGCAATTGCCATACGTGCAGCTGACTGCGGGCAGTTTCATTAAAGGCCAGCATCCGGATATTCGATTCGCGAATACGGGTGCCCAGACGGGCGAGTTCATCATCTTGAAACTGGTGCAAAATGAAATTCCCCATCAGGACGTTCACGCCGGATAAATCGGCGGTCAAAATATCTTCGCACCGCCAACGCAAATTCTGTGGAAGGTCCACTGGCCGTGGTGCCAGGTCCAGGCCGATATAGTCCGCCCCTACAGCAGCGTGCTGAGCAAAAACGCCCGCCAGTATCCCCTCGCCTGCGCCCAACTCCATAACGCAATCACTCGCATCGATCTCGGGGAATACCTTTTCCTTAAACCAGAAAGCATTGCCCAAGAGCCAGTTAATGAGGCGTAAATCCCGTCGATTTTTCAACGCACGCTCATCATCATGAGCTAATGAATCTAGTATCTCCGGTTGGACCAGTCTTTGCATTTCTCTCATGAGTAGTAGAATCACCCCTTCACGCTATACAGCTTAAAGCTTACGAATTTATAAATAAACACCTCTTTACTGGAATTATTTAGTCACTGTTCGTGAAACAATTATCAAAAACAGGAATAGGGCCTATCCGACCAATTAATAACTTCATCATTTATAAAAATAGGCTATAATACTATATGTATGAGAAGGCCATCCTCATTCCGTGTCGGCTTCACTTTGATTGAAATCATGGTGACTGTGGTTTTGATCGGCATTTTAGCGGTGATGGCCATGCCAGCGTTCATGCGTGTGCGACAATCTGCGCAAAATACGCGCTTTATCAATGATGCACGGCAGTTTAGCGCGGCGATCGACACCTACATGATGGAGGAAGGTCTTCCGCCCTCTGATTCCGGATCCGGTCAACTGGATTCACCCATGGATGAATACATAAAGCCATCAGATTTCACGGCGCGCCCCAGTATCGGCGGCGTGTGGGACATCGAGGGCGATACGGGCGGCCTTTTCTACGCAGCGGTCGGAGTCGATGGATTTGTCTGCGACGTGGAGCAAATCGAGATGATTGACGCGAACTTCGACGATGGCGACACCAGCACGGGTAAGCTTCAACTTGCCGATAGCGGCAGCCGCTATTATTGGGTGATTGAGGAGTAACGCGATTTCACACCAAGCTGAGCCCGACACCGATCAATACACCGTAAATCGCCAGGATCGCAACTTGCCGCTTTGTCTTTGAGCTCAATTCCAAGCGAAAGTTTTGCTGTCGCGTATATTCGTTCGGTTTTTGCCGGTCTATCATCGCAAATAGGGAAGCAATTACCCACGCAACAACGAAGCCAAACACATTCCACCAGAGCCAGGAAACATCCTCGGCAAATTTCCACAGTAATCCGTTGCTAACCAAACCTGCGATCAGGCCGACCACCGCTGCGCGTGCCCCGATAAATTTCGTCAACAGCCCCATGGTAAACAATGCCAACAACGGGCCATTGAGCAGCGAGCCGATCTTGTTCACCGACTCGACCACCGTGTCCGAGATGCCGCCCACCACGAAGGAGAACGCCAAACACGCAACGCCCCACAGAACCGTGGT is a window encoding:
- a CDS encoding ComF family protein; translation: MPPFSRQLQNWSNGILDLLYPRECLITGDPVESNSPCRFLSSSALEMIWFIDEPHCHTCGAPFFGDLLALRECPHCRELNPAFERGRSLFLLRDAGREIVHEIKYRKGRHLLPDLQPILKRRAKFRSFLCDAVLIPIPLHPTRQRERGYNQSELIARELSAASGSPMADILRRTKFTETQTRLDRAARQANLRGAFELAKGAQLAPDQRYILVDDVFTTGATLNSAAKTLLQCGAEQIDVVTLGHG
- the accD gene encoding acetyl-CoA carboxylase, carboxyltransferase subunit beta: MAIFRRPQYSTVRVKKKDIPAGLWTKCPESGEIVYNKELEENWMVVPKSGYHFQLKARRRAELLIDDGTFVEHDANLTSVDPLEFVDNKPYPQRIEAAQAKTGEKDALLSGTGELNGMPVSLAVMDFSFNGGSMGSVVGEKIARAIERATEGGMPVIIVCASGGARMQEGILSLMQMAKTSAALARHSEAGLPYIAVLTNPTMAGVMASFASLGDVIIAEPKALIGFAGPRVIKETTQQDLPSGFQTSEFLLEHGLVDQIVPRLEMKNRLSVLLKAFMAGKKAG
- a CDS encoding TerB family tellurite resistance protein, with amino-acid sequence MSESAALFADPRPLAIAKLMLAVAWSVGKLAHEDVLKIQKYLNGALRMNESDKHSFNLYQEYAIEPMERRRLSRRFAQTYTRPEDRLEVTKQIETLLPPQGQSMRKTMAVQEIKEALVEDQINLMRKVKYKLTGTPFPAKITDLGREAFLQDYRSNPLFFRLKVRYGDTFTDLKLSHRKVEKLSLEMSLVSLVVYADQILLPEELTLITDYLMKNWELKDLAAESILTMALCRECAVEQIPAFCGRYVELSTYDERQQVYLMLGKLARVDHHVTKSEQQVLESIAQGLDIASGVRRSVMGVDEAEPALIVEQ
- a CDS encoding type III polyketide synthase, giving the protein MYLLSIASQAPPQSYTQPECWDILQQSAALDGLTDRSKLLLRKILNNQNGIDKRHFAVEDIHSLFSRSAEALNHDFQREAPKLAGQALQTALDRASLKAHELDALIICTCTGYLCPGVTSYVAETLGLRRDCYLQDLVGLGCGAAVPSLRNAAGVLAANPSAKVAVVAVEICSAAFFINDDPGVLVSMCLFGDGASASIWTGQVPAGAAWRMSGFDTIHQPENRELLRFVNHEGLLRNQLDLSVPEHAAEAVSALHQRRESAGEVVAHAGGRDVIEALRKVLPGEALADSQSVLRQYGNMSSPSVMFALEERLNRESQTESLWLTSFGAGFAAHSCHLHQISV
- a CDS encoding NAD(P)/FAD-dependent oxidoreductase, whose product is MTQHIEIVGGGLAGLSLGIGLRRRGVPVILHEASSYPRHRVCGEFIAGAAIDDLEQLGIASEITSARSLQTTQWSHFSKVVYQQKLPCVAYGVSRYLLDAQLAEKFTDAGGELRTGSRITDSQLRPGVVWAQGRQRSESQWIGLKMHCLAMDSQADLEVHLGRHGYVGVASVENGRVNICGLFRRRPAKADSREEQLPAYLDASGLNELAQRVRDGQPDRLSAVGVTALSYAEQAPDQAIRLGDQSGLIAPFTGNGMALALSSAALALDPLTDFAHGRIDWPTAVYQANTSMVRRFRRRRQIAGMMHPWILQPNRQKLLALLARSGLLPFATLFRLTH
- a CDS encoding class I SAM-dependent methyltransferase; this translates as MREMQRLVQPEILDSLAHDDERALKNRRDLRLINWLLGNAFWFKEKVFPEIDASDCVMELGAGEGILAGVFAQHAAVGADYIGLDLAPRPVDLPQNLRWRCEDILTADLSGVNVLMGNFILHQFQDDELARLGTRIRESNIRMLAFNETARSQLHVWQLRLIYPIICDVSRHDGRVSIQAGFRGRELADLLGLDDAWDVRISQTFLGAYRLIAERKGSA
- a CDS encoding type II secretion system protein; translation: MRRPSSFRVGFTLIEIMVTVVLIGILAVMAMPAFMRVRQSAQNTRFINDARQFSAAIDTYMMEEGLPPSDSGSGQLDSPMDEYIKPSDFTARPSIGGVWDIEGDTGGLFYAAVGVDGFVCDVEQIEMIDANFDDGDTSTGKLQLADSGSRYYWVIEE